From the genome of Sandaracinaceae bacterium, one region includes:
- a CDS encoding ATP-binding protein encodes MVLERWDHSSKVHFDRKVLDALVCLRFVESARNVVILGPVGVG; translated from the coding sequence ATGGTGCTCGAGCGCTGGGACCACTCCAGCAAGGTCCACTTCGACCGGAAGGTGCTCGACGCGTTGGTGTGCCTCCGCTTCGTCGAGAGCGCGCGCAACGTCGTCATCCTGGGCCCGGTCGGCGTGGGGTGA
- a CDS encoding VCBS repeat-containing protein: MNRVVVVALCWLPLVWSTPAEAQDEGGGLSPSRLKLPSGPGSLEGVGEDASINFNMGVVSYGVPLSVPAGYNGFAPSLRLSYASTGGQSSVGLGWSLGGVDSIERMTSRGVPDYDAADLFAHEGTELVRLPGSSTYRARFEGGFVRYTWLGADGAMGNGREGYWRAELPDGRVGYYGATAAGVIVPESRMAGSRGTYSYGLVEMVDTYDHRIRYDYELDGGRPYVVHIGWVFRGGSDPRYEVELEYEVREDVLSDGKPGVEVLLNRRLRHVRVLVEGTQLRRYQLSYEPYTLTGGLTRLARVTTYGTGDVDPYPIFFRFAYTRGFDPGCASGAPGCERAYVRSIGSVGVDFRTGDADLLDINGDALPDVVDTTGGVHQLFVQTVSATGETSLSPVMTSATAGSGAMALSSPEVQMVDLNGDGFVDMVDGLNDRVLFGRGTGDWDAQALMDTGLPSFTSDANQRFLDVDYDRAIDVVHLESGGAWFHRNDNGVYQAATPIAGVSRSFSTDGLRLVDMNGDGMVDVVQAVQGAVFYWMNLGHGDFASAAREMFGLPGTLTPAEMEFTDLNGDNLTDVVVVQGTEIRFALNCDGTEFEPMETLSSADLNGSLPERTSEVSIRFADMNGSGSNDVVYINASGMVTYVELFPEHPNLLNRIDNGIGKVIEMTYGTTVAHMGRDGGPDAWEHRLPHAMLVLEQLTTYDTLSQVRQIQRMHYRDGYYDGEESQFRGFGEVEVFAEGDDSMEDGRSVHHFDLGVTDRYRHGLVTDKQVESDGRVLSTEAYVYADCPLAQIATAGVTYPIRWLCPERKTTVIQEGAAASEWVTLEETYAHDGYGNQTEKHQLGVTAVGGGACTACNGRSPDVQGEPCDASCRGDEMHEIQRFIAPGSATSGRWILRAVYQKQMYGVEGSAEVTDERTYYDGPDFVGLPWQTLTRGTPRRTEARRDAGGSYFIQTARLAHDAHGNVTVARDPNGHDVRMEYDADGVLPTAELRLFDDPAVRSDFYALRMEVAYEPLLEQITSSTAWMRVVGTTNMSERRETAYGYDEYGRVTGIAQPGDTLATPTTEYAYDLVEPVSRIITRTRSVSGSPTPDLEAVNCVDGMGRTVQNRTAVGDGTYQATGYVTFNIQGEPSRVYQPYLGTSAACDRSAPTGVRVLRSQFDATGRVLHVTQPDESVYGTATTLRTDYQPLRTIAYDGEDLDPSSPHANTPTTTVADGLGRTLRLERLLAAEGPPVVIGFRYDALGRIRSLLDDHGNEQWQVYDLAGRIAEVTHPDSGITRFTYDDANNPLTRTDARGVTTRSSFDEANRQTAFWDERDPMRTVVETRYDRDVACTECVYSEGMAASVSYPLLDGERGADRMVRDARSRLVTTHSLREGVRYTVSDTFDNANRITATTYPGGYSLARTHDGLSRERSVSGIVTSVAFNPQNLPARVNFANGTSTVRTYDARLRLDTLETNGPSGTLQDYSYGFNRADHLVTLNDARPAEPTESTSAGRFEYDALYRLTAAHLDEGRLTAESLSYAYDTIDNLVEKRSDRGRESLMHLGELGYGQDGTSAGPHAVSSISGQAAGGAQTYTYDEAGNMLTREGQRNTWDFMGRLTEVETADSGEPVARFAYGATRDRVLKEDDGQRTHYLRPDLEVRDGIVTVYVSLNGERVAKVESALFAPTTHSDGAPAGGDGRVTAADAWVVRANEAGVSGVPGVDSQRSVDDTLRAAARTLLVAHEPLVEYWHGDHLGSVVLSTDEAGGVLQRMEHYPYGHPRAQSAHLPERSYTGQERDGSTGLSYHSARYLDTRTGRWTAADPLFSTLAALRESTCHAAQAVASHAYSTSPTTLVDRTGTVIRVQGSTSDQQAILWTLQQMTGLSEQQMQIRNGEIWVDPNASSEYRHSLALVRSIANDTEHTTTISTTQEPHSYATPVGGPGAGTNGVAADTDVRWSMNDSFEVVRVDLATNTISRELLSEPAMALFHELLHADHNRRGVRRTDVGAYQTEGQTIMEEAEELRTVGIPHVYETSSGLIIEWNDGAEHVSENDIRREHGMHLRASY; this comes from the coding sequence GTGAACCGGGTAGTAGTTGTCGCGCTGTGCTGGCTCCCTCTGGTGTGGAGCACCCCCGCCGAGGCGCAAGATGAGGGAGGGGGGCTTTCGCCATCGCGGCTGAAGCTGCCGAGCGGGCCAGGCTCGCTGGAGGGTGTTGGTGAAGACGCGAGCATCAACTTCAACATGGGCGTGGTGTCGTACGGGGTGCCGCTCTCGGTGCCGGCTGGGTACAACGGGTTCGCGCCATCGTTGCGGCTGAGCTACGCGAGCACGGGCGGGCAGTCTTCGGTCGGCCTCGGCTGGTCGCTGGGTGGGGTCGACAGCATCGAGCGGATGACGTCGCGCGGGGTGCCGGACTACGACGCGGCGGACTTGTTCGCGCACGAGGGCACGGAGCTGGTGCGGCTGCCTGGGTCGAGCACGTACCGGGCGCGGTTCGAGGGCGGGTTCGTGCGCTACACGTGGCTGGGCGCGGACGGGGCGATGGGCAACGGGCGCGAGGGCTATTGGCGTGCGGAGTTACCGGACGGGCGCGTGGGGTACTACGGCGCGACGGCGGCGGGCGTCATCGTGCCGGAGTCGCGGATGGCGGGCTCGCGCGGGACGTACTCGTACGGGCTGGTGGAGATGGTGGACACGTACGACCACCGGATCCGGTACGACTACGAGCTCGACGGCGGGCGCCCGTACGTGGTGCACATCGGCTGGGTGTTTCGTGGGGGCAGCGACCCGCGCTACGAGGTGGAGCTCGAGTACGAAGTGCGCGAGGACGTGCTTTCGGACGGCAAGCCGGGCGTGGAGGTGCTGCTGAACCGGCGGCTGCGGCACGTGCGCGTGCTGGTGGAGGGCACGCAGCTGCGGCGCTACCAGCTGAGCTACGAGCCGTACACGCTGACGGGCGGGCTGACGCGGCTGGCGCGGGTGACGACGTACGGGACGGGGGACGTGGACCCGTATCCGATCTTCTTTCGCTTCGCGTACACGCGCGGCTTCGACCCGGGGTGCGCGAGCGGCGCGCCGGGCTGCGAGCGTGCGTACGTGCGGTCGATCGGGAGCGTGGGGGTGGACTTCCGCACGGGTGACGCGGACCTGCTGGACATCAACGGTGACGCGCTGCCGGACGTGGTGGACACGACGGGCGGGGTGCACCAGCTGTTCGTGCAGACGGTGAGCGCGACGGGAGAGACGTCGCTGTCGCCAGTCATGACCAGCGCGACGGCGGGCAGCGGAGCGATGGCGCTGTCGTCGCCGGAAGTGCAGATGGTGGACCTGAACGGAGACGGGTTCGTGGACATGGTGGACGGGCTGAACGACCGCGTGTTGTTCGGGCGCGGCACGGGCGACTGGGACGCGCAGGCGCTGATGGACACGGGCCTGCCGAGCTTCACGTCCGACGCGAACCAGCGCTTTCTGGACGTGGACTACGACCGCGCCATCGACGTGGTGCACCTCGAGAGCGGCGGCGCGTGGTTCCACCGCAACGACAACGGCGTGTATCAAGCGGCGACGCCGATCGCGGGCGTGAGCCGCAGCTTCAGCACGGACGGCCTGCGCCTCGTCGACATGAACGGCGACGGCATGGTGGACGTGGTGCAAGCGGTGCAGGGCGCGGTCTTCTACTGGATGAACTTGGGCCACGGCGACTTCGCTTCTGCAGCGCGCGAGATGTTCGGGCTGCCGGGCACGCTGACGCCCGCGGAGATGGAGTTCACGGACCTCAACGGCGACAACCTCACCGACGTCGTGGTTGTGCAGGGCACCGAGATCCGCTTCGCCCTCAACTGCGACGGCACCGAGTTCGAGCCGATGGAGACGCTGTCCTCGGCGGACTTGAACGGCTCGCTGCCCGAGCGCACGAGCGAGGTCAGCATCCGCTTCGCCGACATGAACGGCTCGGGCAGCAACGACGTCGTGTACATCAACGCGTCGGGGATGGTGACGTACGTGGAGCTCTTCCCCGAGCACCCGAACCTCCTCAACCGCATCGACAACGGCATCGGCAAGGTCATCGAGATGACCTACGGCACGACCGTTGCGCACATGGGCCGCGACGGCGGGCCCGACGCGTGGGAGCACCGGCTGCCGCACGCGATGCTCGTGCTCGAGCAGCTGACGACGTACGACACGCTCTCGCAGGTGCGCCAGATCCAGCGCATGCACTACCGCGACGGCTACTACGACGGCGAGGAGAGCCAGTTTCGTGGCTTCGGCGAGGTGGAGGTCTTCGCGGAAGGCGACGACTCCATGGAGGACGGCCGGAGCGTGCACCACTTCGACCTCGGCGTGACCGACCGCTACCGGCACGGGCTCGTGACCGACAAGCAGGTGGAGAGCGACGGGCGCGTGCTGTCGACCGAGGCCTACGTGTACGCGGACTGCCCGCTCGCGCAGATCGCGACGGCGGGCGTGACGTACCCCATCCGCTGGCTGTGCCCCGAGCGCAAGACCACCGTGATCCAAGAGGGCGCCGCCGCGAGCGAGTGGGTCACCCTCGAAGAGACCTACGCGCACGACGGCTACGGCAACCAGACCGAGAAGCATCAGCTGGGCGTGACGGCGGTGGGCGGGGGCGCGTGCACCGCCTGCAACGGGCGCAGCCCCGACGTCCAGGGTGAGCCCTGCGACGCCAGCTGCCGCGGCGACGAGATGCACGAGATCCAGCGCTTCATCGCGCCAGGCAGCGCGACGAGCGGCCGGTGGATCTTGCGCGCCGTGTACCAGAAGCAGATGTACGGCGTGGAGGGGAGTGCCGAGGTCACGGACGAGCGCACGTACTACGACGGGCCGGACTTCGTGGGCCTGCCCTGGCAGACGCTCACGCGCGGGACCCCGCGGCGGACCGAAGCACGTCGCGACGCAGGCGGGAGCTACTTCATCCAGACCGCGCGCCTGGCGCACGACGCGCACGGCAACGTCACCGTTGCGCGCGACCCGAACGGCCACGACGTGCGGATGGAGTACGACGCCGACGGCGTGCTGCCCACCGCGGAGCTGCGCCTCTTCGACGACCCGGCCGTGCGCAGCGACTTCTATGCTCTCCGCATGGAGGTGGCGTACGAGCCGCTGCTCGAGCAGATCACGAGCTCCACCGCGTGGATGCGCGTCGTCGGCACCACCAACATGAGCGAGCGCCGCGAGACGGCCTACGGCTACGACGAGTACGGGCGGGTGACAGGCATCGCGCAGCCGGGGGACACGCTCGCGACGCCCACCACCGAGTACGCCTACGACCTGGTCGAGCCGGTGAGCCGCATCATCACGCGCACGCGGAGCGTGTCCGGCAGCCCCACGCCCGACCTCGAAGCCGTGAACTGCGTCGACGGCATGGGCCGCACCGTCCAGAACCGCACCGCCGTCGGCGACGGGACGTACCAAGCCACCGGCTACGTCACCTTCAACATCCAGGGCGAGCCCAGCCGCGTCTACCAGCCCTACCTCGGCACCTCCGCCGCATGCGACCGCAGCGCGCCCACGGGCGTGCGTGTCTTGCGCTCGCAGTTCGATGCCACGGGCCGCGTGCTGCACGTGACGCAGCCCGACGAGAGCGTCTACGGGACGGCGACGACCCTGCGCACGGACTACCAGCCCCTGCGCACCATCGCCTACGATGGCGAGGACTTGGACCCGAGCAGCCCGCACGCGAACACGCCCACCACCACCGTGGCCGACGGCCTCGGCCGCACGCTGCGGCTCGAGCGTCTGCTCGCGGCGGAGGGCCCGCCGGTGGTCATCGGCTTCCGCTACGACGCGCTCGGCCGCATCCGCAGCCTGCTCGACGACCACGGCAACGAGCAGTGGCAGGTGTACGACCTCGCCGGCCGCATCGCCGAGGTCACCCACCCCGACAGCGGCATCACGCGCTTCACCTACGACGACGCCAACAACCCCCTCACCCGCACCGACGCGCGCGGCGTCACCACCCGCTCGAGCTTCGACGAGGCCAACCGCCAGACCGCCTTCTGGGACGAACGCGACCCCATGCGCACCGTCGTCGAGACCCGCTACGACCGCGACGTCGCCTGCACCGAGTGCGTATACTCGGAGGGCATGGCCGCCAGCGTGTCGTATCCGCTGCTCGACGGCGAGCGCGGCGCCGACCGCATGGTGCGCGACGCGCGCAGCCGCCTCGTCACCACGCACTCGCTGCGTGAAGGCGTCCGCTACACCGTCAGCGACACCTTCGACAACGCCAACCGCATCACCGCCACCACCTACCCGGGCGGCTACTCCCTCGCACGCACCCACGACGGACTCTCCCGCGAGCGATCCGTCTCAGGCATCGTCACCTCCGTCGCCTTCAACCCCCAGAACCTCCCCGCACGCGTCAACTTCGCGAACGGCACCAGCACCGTCCGCACGTACGACGCACGCCTGCGCCTCGACACCCTCGAGACCAACGGCCCGAGCGGCACGCTCCAGGACTACAGCTACGGCTTCAACCGCGCCGACCACCTGGTTACCCTCAACGACGCGCGCCCGGCCGAGCCTACGGAATCCACCAGCGCCGGCCGCTTCGAGTACGACGCCCTCTACCGCCTCACCGCCGCCCACCTCGACGAGGGCCGCCTCACCGCCGAGTCGCTCAGCTACGCCTACGACACCATCGACAACCTGGTGGAGAAGCGCTCCGACCGCGGTCGCGAGAGCCTCATGCACCTCGGTGAGCTCGGCTACGGACAAGACGGCACCAGCGCAGGCCCCCACGCCGTCTCCAGCATCTCAGGTCAGGCCGCAGGCGGCGCACAGACCTACACCTACGACGAAGCCGGCAACATGCTCACCCGCGAGGGCCAGCGGAACACCTGGGACTTCATGGGTAGGCTCACCGAGGTCGAGACAGCGGACTCCGGCGAGCCGGTCGCCCGCTTCGCCTACGGCGCCACCCGCGACCGCGTCCTCAAGGAAGACGACGGCCAGCGCACCCACTACCTGCGCCCCGACCTCGAGGTCCGCGACGGCATCGTCACCGTCTACGTCAGCCTCAACGGCGAGCGCGTCGCCAAGGTCGAGAGCGCCCTCTTCGCCCCCACCACCCACTCCGACGGCGCCCCCGCTGGCGGCGACGGCCGCGTCACCGCCGCCGACGCATGGGTCGTACGCGCCAACGAAGCCGGCGTGAGTGGCGTGCCTGGAGTGGACAGCCAGCGCAGCGTCGACGACACCCTCCGCGCCGCAGCCCGTACCCTCCTCGTCGCACACGAGCCGCTCGTCGAGTACTGGCACGGTGACCACCTCGGCAGCGTCGTGCTGTCCACCGACGAAGCAGGCGGCGTCCTCCAGCGCATGGAGCACTACCCCTACGGGCATCCAAGGGCCCAGTCCGCGCATCTCCCCGAGCGCAGCTACACCGGGCAGGAGCGCGATGGAAGCACCGGGCTCAGCTACCACTCCGCAAGGTACCTGGACACCAGAACGGGGCGATGGACCGCCGCGGATCCCTTGTTCAGCACACTTGCTGCGCTTAGAGAGTCGACATGTCACGCAGCCCAAGCTGTCGCATCTCACGCATATTCAACATCTCCGACCACACTCGTCGACCGCACTGGAACCGTCATACGAGTGCAGGGAAGCACGTCAGACCAGCAAGCGATCCTCTGGACGCTACAGCAAATGACTGGACTCAGCGAACAACAGATGCAGATCCGGAATGGTGAGATTTGGGTCGATCCCAACGCATCCTCCGAATACAGGCACTCACTGGCACTCGTTCGGTCGATTGCCAATGACACAGAACACACGACAACCATCTCCACGACGCAAGAACCACACTCGTATGCGACCCCGGTCGGGGGTCCAGGGGCTGGCACGAACGGTGTCGCCGCGGACACGGACGTGAGATGGAGCATGAATGATTCTTTTGAGGTCGTGCGCGTGGACCTGGCGACGAACACAATCAGCCGAGAGCTACTCTCAGAACCAGCAATGGCGCTGTTCCACGAACTACTTCACGCCGACCACAATCGGCGCGGAGTCCGTCGCACAGACGTAGGAGCGTATCAGACAGAAGGACAAACGATCATGGAGGAGGCCGAAGAGCTGAGGACCGTCGGAATACCACATGTCTACGAGACATCGTCGGGCCTCATCATCGAGTGGAACGACGGCGCGGAGCACGTTTCCGAGAACGACATTCGGCGCGAGCACGGGATGCACCTTAGGGCGTCGTACTGA